Proteins from one Leptonema illini DSM 21528 genomic window:
- a CDS encoding WD40/YVTN/BNR-like repeat-containing protein, with product MQAEKFSLDTSGMEGLLIGGLSFESGQPGGGEEEEEEEGGYSGAQFVAVGDNFQTWYSYDGISWEKSPNGMMDAQNLQSVAFGSNVWVTVGQTSAGTCGVWTSPDGSNWTQRSCPAGDSVRKNAIAYGNGFFLAAGECNGTNITAMKSTDGGINWTAIVPFAAGCSNEIKSLIFETQSQQFIAVTNAGIAYRTPDGTNPWTFVAILDGYANSVKIQKGLPGKILISGVNLNDHPAVWQYSLDGSLEASAEISDVTADIFEGFAYGNGRFVATGTDTSRYNCYFNTATTVAAILPANKNSLFPLCGTAGFFPQRIDYHSGVGVFVVGGYSIDGDLNQFAWSSDGLSWTTGATTPGATSMNAMAVVE from the coding sequence ATGCAAGCCGAGAAGTTCTCGCTCGATACGTCGGGCATGGAAGGCCTGTTGATTGGCGGCCTGAGCTTCGAGTCCGGGCAGCCGGGAGGAGGAGAAGAGGAGGAGGAGGAGGAGGGAGGCTATTCAGGCGCGCAGTTCGTGGCAGTGGGCGATAATTTTCAAACCTGGTATTCCTATGACGGAATCTCCTGGGAAAAAAGTCCTAACGGTATGATGGACGCCCAGAACCTTCAGTCGGTGGCATTTGGCAGCAACGTTTGGGTAACAGTCGGCCAGACGTCTGCCGGTACCTGCGGTGTCTGGACTAGTCCGGACGGTTCCAACTGGACCCAGCGCAGCTGTCCGGCCGGTGATTCCGTTAGAAAGAACGCTATCGCCTACGGGAATGGATTCTTTCTTGCTGCAGGTGAATGCAATGGGACAAACATTACCGCTATGAAATCGACAGATGGTGGCATAAACTGGACGGCAATCGTCCCATTCGCTGCTGGCTGTTCGAACGAGATCAAATCTCTGATTTTCGAAACGCAATCGCAACAGTTCATTGCAGTCACCAATGCGGGGATTGCCTACAGAACCCCAGATGGAACAAACCCCTGGACTTTTGTCGCTATTCTTGACGGTTATGCCAACTCCGTCAAAATCCAGAAGGGCCTCCCCGGCAAAATACTAATTTCTGGTGTGAATCTAAACGACCACCCGGCTGTGTGGCAGTATTCCCTGGACGGCTCTCTCGAAGCCAGCGCCGAAATCAGCGACGTCACGGCCGATATATTTGAGGGGTTCGCGTATGGTAATGGGCGGTTCGTGGCCACAGGAACCGACACCTCACGGTATAACTGTTATTTCAATACTGCTACCACCGTTGCGGCGATACTTCCTGCGAATAAAAACTCTCTTTTTCCCTTATGCGGGACCGCCGGTTTCTTTCCCCAGAGAATCGACTATCACTCGGGAGTAGGGGTATTTGTGGTGGGTGGCTATTCCATCGATGGAGACCTGAATCAATTTGCCTGGTCGTCTGATGGTCTCAGCTGGACGACCGGTGCCACGACGCCCGGTGCGACCAGCATGAATGCGATGGCAGTCGTAGAATGA
- a CDS encoding FecR family protein → MAEIHEIERNPEFDAYLPLFKEKVAEPTFPDFSDEWLNRAPRIQLEDTTMVASPNTHNKKKIYFSAAATLLIAVSAALFTIFRQSAPEAPAVSHTGKLKAVVVFLKGEASKVTADGSVALHSGDILGAGTKIITGPGSMVDLAFEGGAIVRLRESTDVVLATPADPGKGIYIEQSNGKTLHLVKKLDAGAQHGSISPTAVASVRGTIYEFNVESDATTVVVAEGMVEATGMKGKTETHIIEANREIRLSDNLDQPSDRKSEGLVEEAAEMQRNADAFAEASSLTGELQEAKSEEDLKRIYQQEIELITLTDGRVLRGVVVAQSGGKLLVQTVQGSHFVDENSVKNIRYATETVTQ, encoded by the coding sequence ATGGCTGAAATCCATGAAATAGAGCGTAATCCGGAATTTGACGCCTATCTGCCGCTCTTTAAGGAGAAGGTAGCAGAGCCGACGTTTCCGGATTTCTCGGACGAATGGTTAAACCGTGCCCCCAGAATCCAACTGGAGGACACGACGATGGTCGCATCCCCGAACACACACAACAAGAAGAAGATCTATTTCTCCGCCGCCGCAACTCTTTTGATCGCCGTTTCGGCCGCATTGTTCACGATTTTCAGGCAGAGCGCTCCTGAGGCGCCGGCCGTGTCTCATACAGGCAAACTGAAGGCCGTCGTCGTTTTTCTGAAAGGCGAGGCCTCTAAGGTTACCGCAGACGGCAGTGTCGCTCTGCACAGCGGCGACATTCTTGGCGCCGGCACAAAGATCATAACCGGGCCCGGCTCGATGGTCGACCTTGCTTTTGAGGGAGGGGCGATCGTCCGTCTGCGCGAGAGCACCGACGTCGTGCTGGCCACGCCGGCCGATCCAGGCAAAGGAATCTATATCGAGCAGAGCAACGGTAAAACCCTGCACCTTGTAAAGAAGCTTGATGCAGGGGCACAGCATGGCTCTATCTCACCGACGGCCGTCGCTTCTGTAAGGGGCACGATCTATGAATTTAACGTAGAGTCCGATGCAACGACCGTCGTCGTCGCCGAGGGCATGGTCGAAGCGACCGGCATGAAGGGAAAAACCGAAACGCATATCATCGAAGCGAATAGAGAGATCCGATTGAGTGATAACCTCGATCAGCCGTCAGATCGCAAATCCGAAGGGCTGGTCGAAGAGGCTGCAGAGATGCAGCGCAATGCCGACGCCTTTGCAGAGGCCTCTTCTCTTACGGGAGAGCTGCAAGAGGCGAAGTCTGAAGAAGATCTGAAGCGTATCTATCAGCAGGAGATCGAGCTGATCACGTTAACAGACGGTAGAGTGCTGCGAGGCGTCGTCGTGGCGCAATCCGGTGGTAAGCTGCTTGTGCAGACGGTGCAGGGCAGTCATTTCGTGGACGAGAATTCCGTGAAAAACATCCGCTATGCGACCGAGACGGTAACACAATAA
- a CDS encoding RNA polymerase sigma factor, with translation MSQGQETFRYLYNTFRMPIYGFLRRSVGDEQTALDLMQDVFLNFIRIFKDKEIPDENRCRMYLFRAARNILINYYKSSYNRRVHLHDDPEKLAAPGSSSAVEASVIGADQKERAMRIFSDLLQHLNEVERNALILRFEHGMTIEQVAEVLDLSVTTAFRMLKKAKEQLVTEGKKIGFQPADLEW, from the coding sequence ATGAGTCAGGGGCAGGAGACATTCCGGTATCTCTATAATACGTTCCGTATGCCGATCTATGGCTTTCTGCGCAGATCGGTGGGGGACGAGCAGACCGCCCTTGACCTGATGCAGGACGTCTTCCTCAATTTCATTCGTATCTTCAAAGATAAAGAGATACCCGACGAGAATCGTTGCCGCATGTATCTCTTTCGCGCTGCCCGCAACATTCTTATCAATTACTATAAGAGCTCTTATAATCGTCGCGTGCATCTGCATGACGATCCCGAGAAGCTGGCCGCGCCCGGCTCTTCGTCGGCCGTGGAGGCCAGTGTGATCGGCGCCGATCAAAAAGAGCGGGCGATGCGCATTTTCTCTGATCTACTGCAGCACCTGAACGAGGTGGAGCGAAACGCCCTGATTCTACGCTTTGAGCATGGGATGACCATCGAGCAGGTTGCCGAGGTGCTCGATCTTTCCGTTACGACGGCCTTTCGCATGTTAAAAAAGGCGAAAGAACAACTTGTCACTGAAGGGAAAAAGATTGGATTTCAGCCCGCCGATCTGGAATGGTGA
- a CDS encoding LA_0442/LA_0875 N-terminal domain-containing protein, with product MNRYIKRVFLVLLLLLFASPLLAHTLYMKDGRVIKGRIVAQTRTEVKINVNGTVLTFQKSDIRQVEFDAPPQKPVQPIKKPEKKPEPEKKPEGDREMPINRWTLAGRSALIPGWGHWKADEKWTGAGYFFLTAGLTAYAIQKRSAAISAKANYESQTIVNFAVIGSTNPLGDPTGNLLLSALLGANNFNGYQSKVNAYNQSLQLLAVAYTGQIVHAWFTGRRLEKTEGALLMPVSDETGRPALGLYYYTRF from the coding sequence GTGAACAGATACATAAAACGCGTTTTTCTCGTTCTTTTACTGCTGCTCTTTGCAAGCCCTCTGCTTGCTCACACCCTCTATATGAAAGACGGACGGGTCATCAAAGGCCGCATCGTGGCACAGACCCGCACAGAAGTGAAGATCAACGTAAACGGGACGGTCCTCACCTTCCAGAAAAGCGACATCAGACAGGTTGAGTTCGATGCGCCTCCACAGAAGCCTGTGCAGCCGATCAAGAAACCCGAAAAGAAGCCGGAACCTGAGAAGAAACCGGAGGGCGATCGTGAGATGCCAATCAATCGCTGGACCCTGGCCGGTCGGTCTGCCCTGATCCCCGGATGGGGACACTGGAAGGCCGATGAAAAGTGGACCGGCGCAGGCTATTTTTTCTTAACTGCCGGCCTCACCGCCTATGCCATTCAGAAACGCTCGGCTGCGATATCGGCTAAAGCGAATTACGAAAGCCAGACGATCGTCAACTTCGCCGTTATCGGCAGTACCAATCCACTCGGCGATCCGACGGGGAACCTGCTTTTAAGCGCGTTGCTCGGTGCGAATAACTTCAACGGTTACCAGTCGAAGGTGAACGCCTACAACCAATCCCTGCAGCTGCTTGCCGTCGCCTATACCGGACAGATCGTTCACGCCTGGTTCACAGGACGCCGTCTCGAAAAAACAGAGGGCGCCCTTCTCATGCCCGTTTCAGACGAGACGGGCCGACCGGCGCTTGGCCTGTATTATTATACGCGCTTTTAA